In Candidatus Defluviilinea proxima, a single genomic region encodes these proteins:
- a CDS encoding gamma-glutamyl-gamma-aminobutyrate hydrolase family protein: MKPLIGITTNQSTNIHGHPTVMLMQSYINAILQAGGVPVLIPSMIHNDGWDALYSRLDGILFSGGGDIGLELSPGEPHPRITEVDLERDSVEMKLIQASASDGKPFLGICRGCQMLNVALGGTLYTHISDQLPTALDHSYPGNLRTVLVHEVKIEEGTHIAEILGEPIVKVNSLHHQGLKDIAPSLRVTGHAPDGLVEAVELSDHPFGIAVQWHPEWLTDQPSTRNLFRKFIEAAGK; this comes from the coding sequence ATGAAACCACTCATCGGAATCACCACCAATCAATCCACAAATATTCATGGTCATCCAACCGTTATGTTGATGCAATCGTATATCAATGCGATCTTGCAGGCGGGCGGGGTGCCAGTTCTTATCCCATCGATGATCCACAATGATGGATGGGATGCTCTCTATTCCCGCCTCGACGGCATTCTCTTCTCTGGCGGCGGGGACATTGGCCTTGAGCTTTCTCCCGGCGAGCCGCATCCGCGCATCACTGAAGTGGACCTAGAGCGGGATTCCGTTGAAATGAAACTGATCCAAGCCTCAGCCTCAGATGGCAAACCCTTCCTTGGCATTTGCCGTGGATGTCAGATGTTGAATGTAGCCCTCGGTGGGACTCTGTATACACACATCTCTGATCAACTTCCCACTGCCCTCGACCATTCCTACCCTGGTAACTTGCGGACAGTCCTTGTGCATGAGGTGAAGATCGAAGAAGGGACACATATTGCTGAAATCTTGGGTGAACCCATCGTCAAGGTCAACAGCCTGCACCATCAAGGACTCAAAGATATTGCGCCATCACTTCGTGTAACGGGCCATGCACCCGATGGACTCGTTGAAGCTGTGGAGTTATCCGATCATCCATTTGGTATTGCTGTACAATGGCACCCCGAATGGTTGACTGATCAACCGTCCACTCGGAATTTGTTCCGAAAGTTCATCGAAGCGGCGGGGAAGTAA
- the murI gene encoding glutamate racemase: MSNTLISPIGIFDSGIGGLSVLRAIRAQMPEESVLYFGDQGHIPYGPRPMEQIRDFSEAITRFLLKRNAKIIVVACNAASAAALKYLREKFPDVQFVGMEPAVKPAVEITQTGKVGVLATPATFQGALYASVVERFANGVELFQNTCNGLVQQIEQGNLNGEETRDILEDALLPMLEKNIDTVVLGCTHYPFVIPLVQEIVGGAVRVIDPAPSVAKQVKRLLEAGDMKSRSESKGNVKLFTSGEPDVLKSQLPMLLGEDGEVERVEWVSDTSVIARER, translated from the coding sequence ATGTCTAATACACTCATTTCCCCCATCGGCATCTTCGACTCCGGTATAGGCGGACTCTCCGTTCTGCGGGCGATTCGTGCGCAGATGCCTGAAGAGTCTGTGCTCTATTTTGGCGATCAGGGACATATCCCTTATGGTCCGCGACCGATGGAGCAGATACGGGATTTTTCAGAAGCTATCACGAGATTCTTGCTGAAGCGAAATGCAAAGATCATCGTCGTTGCTTGTAACGCGGCTTCTGCGGCGGCGTTGAAATATTTGCGTGAGAAATTTCCCGATGTGCAATTCGTGGGCATGGAGCCTGCGGTCAAACCTGCAGTCGAGATAACTCAAACGGGCAAAGTGGGAGTCCTTGCCACGCCAGCGACATTTCAGGGCGCGTTGTATGCGTCCGTGGTGGAACGGTTTGCCAATGGAGTGGAGTTATTCCAGAATACGTGTAACGGATTGGTACAACAGATCGAGCAGGGGAATTTAAACGGCGAAGAAACGCGTGATATCTTGGAAGATGCGCTTCTGCCGATGTTGGAGAAAAATATTGATACAGTTGTGTTGGGGTGTACCCACTATCCGTTTGTGATACCACTTGTGCAAGAGATCGTGGGGGGGGCGGTTCGGGTGATAGACCCCGCTCCCTCGGTGGCGAAACAGGTCAAACGTCTGCTGGAAGCGGGGGACATGAAGAGTCGATCAGAGTCAAAGGGAAATGTCAAATTATTTACGTCGGGTGAGCCTGACGTGTTGAAGTCTCAGTTGCCTATGTTGTTGGGGGAAGATGGGGAAGTTGAGCGAGTCGAGTGGGTGAGTGACACCTCCGTCATTGCGAGGGAGCGTTAG
- a CDS encoding VanZ family protein, whose product MNNTGTRLSFALLGYFILVILLLTLNPFYLVMPERVRFTFDSDLNNAISNILLFLPIGFFYRLSTRKRGALLIGTIISISIELLQIFIPARTPSIVDILTNAVGAGIGAAFNDFISSRIAISKGTVGRLRLETPLMGLVYLLTALLWTNSMALANEPNRVLLTTLLGICGAVVLSDLFRHWWEKVDYRISSYASLSAGIWFLLGISPSLRQPGPSLIIGLGIMILAGILTILPQRSTERRFEQATLKKVLPIFAFYLTLLALWHPFRSLTDWHWSIGFTNQITETSMSVLMPRIEYLVAFTVLGYLFAEWRGRAEIPLQQDLPRLFISGIGAIVVLEIFVGFQVGSGASVARSMMAIISALFGGTIYHLLRAHIRFLLQH is encoded by the coding sequence GTGAACAATACTGGGACAAGACTCTCCTTCGCTCTACTTGGGTATTTCATCCTTGTTATCCTACTGCTGACATTAAACCCGTTCTACTTGGTCATGCCTGAAAGAGTGAGATTTACCTTCGACAGTGACTTGAACAATGCAATATCAAACATCCTGTTGTTCCTTCCAATTGGGTTCTTTTACCGTCTCTCTACCAGAAAACGAGGAGCGCTACTCATAGGCACAATCATCAGCATCAGTATTGAATTGCTTCAAATCTTTATCCCTGCACGGACGCCGTCTATTGTAGATATTCTGACAAATGCAGTAGGCGCTGGAATAGGAGCGGCTTTCAATGATTTCATTTCTTCGCGTATCGCGATTTCAAAAGGGACAGTGGGAAGGCTTAGACTCGAAACCCCTCTCATGGGACTGGTCTATCTCTTAACGGCCTTACTGTGGACAAATTCAATGGCACTTGCGAACGAACCCAACCGCGTGCTGTTGACTACATTGCTTGGAATTTGTGGTGCAGTAGTCTTGAGCGATTTATTCCGTCATTGGTGGGAAAAGGTAGATTATCGCATCAGTAGCTATGCTTCTCTCTCAGCGGGTATCTGGTTCCTACTGGGAATAAGCCCGTCCCTTCGACAACCCGGTCCTTCTTTAATCATTGGATTAGGCATTATGATTCTTGCCGGTATTCTGACCATACTCCCCCAACGCTCTACTGAACGCCGTTTTGAACAAGCTACACTCAAGAAAGTGCTTCCCATTTTTGCTTTCTATCTAACCTTGCTGGCGCTTTGGCACCCATTCCGATCGCTGACTGACTGGCATTGGTCAATTGGCTTTACCAATCAAATCACAGAAACCAGTATGAGTGTGCTCATGCCGCGTATAGAATATTTAGTAGCATTTACAGTCTTGGGGTATCTATTTGCTGAATGGCGTGGACGTGCTGAGATTCCGCTTCAGCAAGACCTACCGCGTCTATTCATTAGCGGAATAGGTGCGATCGTCGTGCTTGAGATTTTCGTCGGGTTTCAGGTTGGATCGGGGGCAAGCGTAGCACGGAGCATGATGGCGATCATCAGCGCATTGTTCGGCGGAACGATCTATCATCTTTTGCGTGCTCATATTCGGTTTCTGTTACAACACTAA